From Nitrospinota bacterium:
GCAAGGAGGTTAACGTACTCGGATACCGTGATCGATTTTTTGCCGGATGTAGTTGCCGCAGATGCGGTGAATAGCGGTAGAAGAACCATTAATAACGCCGGTAAAATTACCTTGTGAAAATTCCCCCATCTAGCCAACATACATACCTCCAAATACAGTTAAACGTCCAAAATCTTTATAAGCCGTAGCACTCTTAATTATTTATCTATACCTCTTACCTATATATTAGCACTATACCTCTTCATATCCAAAATCTTGTCACCTTTTATTGCTATATTTTGAAAATATAACATTTTCAGTAACTTTTGTGCTTTTTTGGTAATAACCTAAACCATTTTATATTTCAATGTTTATCGGTAAATTAAAGGTGTTGCTGTAGTTTTTTCAGCTTTTGGATGTTAAAGTTTAATAAACGAGGGGGATATGCGATGCAATTAACCAGAACTCCGGTACTGATCTTTTTCACTCCACTCTTCTTTTTAGTGCTTTTTACAGCGACCTCTACAGTTTACAGCGCTGAATCTTCAAAGAAGCGGGCCGAAGAGATATTGGACAAGGTCGATGACCTCTGGCGCGGCGACTCTTCTCATGGGAAATTTACCATGGAGGTGAAGACCAAGCACTACACCCGGAAAATGGGGATGGAAGCGTGGAGCAAGGGGAAGGAAAAGTCGCTTATCAGGATACTTTCCCCTAAAAAGGAGAAGGGGACCGCCACCCTGAAATCTGAAGACAGTATTTATACCTATCTGCCAAAAACCGACAGGACTATAAGGCTGACCAGCGGCATGATGGGGGGCTCCTGGATGGGGAGCCACTTTACGAATGACGACCTTGTAAGGGAATCCCGCCTGAAGGACGACTACGAATTCGACATTACTTTTGAAGGCGACCGCAAGGGGATCGAGGTAATTGAAATAACGCTCATCCCAAAGCCGGATGCCGCTGTGGTCTGGGGGAAGGTGGTGGTTGTTTTGCGGACGGCCGACCTCATGCCGGTAGAGCAGTTATATTATGACGAAGACGGACTGCTGGTGCGCACGATGAGCTTTTCGGATATTAAAATGATGGGTGGGCGGAATTTCCCCGCAAGAATGAAAATTGTC
This genomic window contains:
- a CDS encoding outer membrane lipoprotein-sorting protein, with the protein product MQLTRTPVLIFFTPLFFLVLFTATSTVYSAESSKKRAEEILDKVDDLWRGDSSHGKFTMEVKTKHYTRKMGMEAWSKGKEKSLIRILSPKKEKGTATLKSEDSIYTYLPKTDRTIRLTSGMMGGSWMGSHFTNDDLVRESRLKDDYEFDITFEGDRKGIEVIEITLIPKPDAAVVWGKVVVVLRTADLMPVEQLYYDEDGLLVRTMSFSDIKMMGGRNFPARMKIVPKDKPDEFTELVYEEMRFNLPLDDSLFSVSQLRKM